A window of the Flavobacterium sangjuense genome harbors these coding sequences:
- a CDS encoding BrxA/BrxB family bacilliredoxin yields MYPEEMVNPMRAELTAAGFQDLYSAEAVENALKEEGTTLVVVNSVCGCAARNARPGAKMSLDGTKKPDHLVTVFAGVDKEAVDAARQHMFPFPPSSPSMALFKNGELVHMLERHHIEGRPAEMIAENLRDAYAEFC; encoded by the coding sequence ATGTATCCAGAAGAAATGGTAAACCCAATGCGCGCTGAATTAACTGCCGCAGGTTTTCAAGATTTATATAGTGCTGAAGCAGTAGAAAATGCCTTAAAAGAAGAAGGAACAACATTGGTTGTTGTTAATTCTGTTTGTGGATGTGCTGCCAGAAATGCCCGTCCGGGAGCAAAAATGAGTTTAGATGGCACCAAAAAACCAGACCATTTGGTAACGGTTTTTGCAGGTGTTGACAAAGAAGCTGTTGATGCAGCACGTCAGCATATGTTTCCTTTTCCTCCATCATCACCAAGCATGGCTTTGTTCAAAAATGGTGAATTAGTACACATGTTAGAACGTCACCATATTGAAGGTCGTCCTGCAGAAATGATTGCTGAGAACCTGAGAGACGCTTACGCGGAATTCTGTTAA
- a CDS encoding transporter, with product MKKIILLLSILGCFTIQAQTTEPIQCDRPDQTETPAIVPKGMFQVETGFTFQKNDEISKSNSLPAVLWKYGVNENFELRLITEFVSEKINDEKSSGFTPILIGFKVRLCEEKGIIPKTSFIGHIGLPNAASSKYKNDFVAPEFRFTMQHTLSEKLSLSYNLGCEWDGLTPETSFIYTLTTGYSINKKLGCYAELFGFAPEKDKANHNFDGGFTYLINNNFMVDLSSGIGITDNAPEHYIAFGFSFRI from the coding sequence ATGAAGAAGATAATCCTCTTACTTAGCATTCTAGGTTGCTTTACAATTCAAGCGCAAACTACTGAACCCATACAATGTGACAGACCGGATCAAACCGAAACTCCGGCTATTGTTCCCAAAGGAATGTTCCAAGTTGAGACAGGTTTCACTTTTCAAAAGAATGATGAAATAAGTAAAAGCAATAGTTTGCCTGCCGTTTTATGGAAGTATGGTGTAAATGAAAATTTTGAATTGCGATTGATTACCGAATTTGTTTCTGAAAAAATAAATGATGAAAAAAGTTCTGGTTTCACTCCGATTTTGATTGGTTTTAAAGTCAGGCTTTGCGAAGAAAAAGGGATAATCCCAAAGACTTCTTTCATTGGACATATTGGTTTGCCAAATGCCGCTTCATCAAAATACAAAAACGATTTTGTGGCTCCTGAATTCAGATTTACGATGCAGCATACGCTTTCAGAAAAGCTTTCTTTGAGTTATAATTTAGGTTGTGAATGGGATGGATTGACACCGGAAACCTCTTTTATTTATACCCTGACAACTGGATATTCTATAAACAAAAAGCTAGGCTGTTATGCTGAATTGTTTGGCTTTGCACCGGAAAAAGACAAAGCAAATCACAATTTTGATGGTGGATTTACCTATTTGATAAACAACAATTTTATGGTAGATTTGTCTTCAGGAATTGGCATTACAGACAATGCGCCAGAGCATTATATTGCGTTTGGTTTTTCGTTCCGAATATAA
- the hisA gene encoding 1-(5-phosphoribosyl)-5-[(5-phosphoribosylamino)methylideneamino]imidazole-4-carboxamide isomerase — translation MRIIPAIDIINGKCVRLTKGDYATQKIYNENPLEVAKYFEDNGIKYLHLVDLDGAKSHQIINHKVLYQIATKTNLKIDFGGGLKQRKDLEIAFENGANQITGGSIAANNPTEFLQWLKEFGSEKIILGADCLNLKIATQGWLETSERDVVDYISDYVFKGISTVICTDIDKDGMLQGTSNELYQNILEKTKVNLIASGGVTTISDLELLKAIGCEGAIIGKALYEGTIKIENLRELC, via the coding sequence ATGAGAATCATTCCAGCCATAGACATCATCAACGGAAAATGTGTCCGATTGACCAAAGGCGATTATGCTACGCAAAAAATTTATAACGAAAACCCATTGGAAGTTGCTAAATATTTTGAAGATAACGGTATCAAATATTTGCATTTAGTCGATTTGGATGGAGCAAAATCACACCAAATTATCAACCATAAAGTATTGTATCAAATTGCAACCAAAACCAATTTGAAAATCGATTTTGGCGGCGGATTAAAGCAAAGGAAAGATCTTGAAATCGCATTTGAAAACGGCGCAAATCAAATTACCGGCGGAAGCATTGCAGCAAATAATCCGACAGAATTTTTACAATGGTTGAAAGAATTTGGAAGCGAAAAAATCATTTTAGGTGCTGATTGTCTGAATCTAAAAATTGCAACTCAAGGTTGGTTGGAAACTTCTGAACGTGATGTAGTTGATTATATTTCTGACTATGTTTTTAAAGGAATTTCAACCGTTATCTGTACTGATATTGATAAAGACGGCATGTTGCAGGGAACCTCTAACGAATTGTATCAAAATATTTTAGAGAAAACAAAAGTGAATTTGATTGCAAGTGGTGGCGTTACTACAATTTCCGATTTAGAACTTTTGAAAGCCATTGGGTGTGAAGGCGCAATCATCGGAAAAGCACTATATGAAGGCACGATTAAAATCGAAAATCTACGTGAATTATGTTAA
- the hisD gene encoding histidinol dehydrogenase: MKTYINPNSEEWSELAKRKTVPTADLNETVKVIFNDIQKNGDKSVSKYTSIFDGVTIADFKVSNEEIQNANKLVSEDLKNAIQTAADNITKFHYSQKEIPTKIETTAGVFCWRENRAIDTIGIYIPGGTAPLFSTVLMLAIPAKIAGCKNIILCSPPDKNGQINPAILSAAKLTGVTEIFKIGGIQAIAALTFGTETIPKVSKIFGPGNQYVTAAKQYAQQLGIAIDLPAGPSELLVIADATCDADFVASDLLSQAEHGEDSQVILVTNSEEIVSKVVLAIETQKTVLPRKSTVEKALQNSRALVFKDIQTAIEFSNFYAPEHLILAIKDAENKIDLIQNAGSVFIGNYSCESAGDYASGTNHTLPTNGYAKSYSGVSLDSFVKKITFQKLTSQGIQNLGPAIEIMAAAEQLDAHKNAVSIRLKKLQNG; this comes from the coding sequence ATGAAAACATACATAAACCCAAACTCAGAAGAATGGTCAGAATTGGCCAAACGCAAAACAGTTCCTACGGCCGATTTAAACGAAACCGTGAAAGTAATTTTTAATGATATTCAAAAGAATGGTGATAAATCAGTTTCAAAATACACTTCAATTTTTGATGGCGTAACTATTGCTGATTTTAAAGTTTCAAATGAAGAAATTCAAAATGCAAACAAATTAGTTTCTGAAGATTTAAAAAATGCCATTCAAACTGCTGCTGATAATATTACCAAATTCCACTATTCTCAAAAAGAAATTCCAACCAAAATTGAAACAACAGCTGGTGTTTTTTGTTGGAGAGAAAATCGTGCGATTGACACAATTGGAATTTATATTCCAGGCGGAACGGCACCCCTTTTTTCAACCGTTTTAATGTTAGCAATTCCGGCTAAAATTGCAGGTTGCAAGAATATTATTTTGTGTTCTCCGCCAGATAAAAACGGACAAATAAATCCAGCGATTTTATCCGCTGCGAAATTGACTGGAGTTACAGAAATTTTCAAAATTGGTGGTATTCAAGCCATTGCAGCTTTAACTTTTGGAACCGAAACGATCCCAAAAGTTTCTAAAATATTCGGCCCCGGAAATCAATACGTAACGGCTGCAAAACAATACGCACAACAACTCGGAATTGCTATTGACTTGCCTGCTGGACCAAGTGAATTGTTAGTTATTGCAGATGCAACTTGTGATGCTGATTTTGTGGCTTCCGATTTACTTTCTCAAGCGGAACACGGTGAAGATAGTCAGGTAATTTTGGTTACTAATTCGGAAGAAATTGTTTCAAAAGTTGTATTGGCGATTGAAACTCAAAAAACTGTTTTGCCAAGAAAATCAACGGTAGAAAAAGCATTGCAAAACAGCCGGGCTTTAGTCTTTAAAGACATTCAAACTGCCATTGAATTTAGTAATTTTTATGCTCCGGAACATTTGATTTTAGCAATTAAAGATGCTGAAAATAAAATTGATTTAATACAAAATGCAGGTTCCGTTTTTATTGGAAATTACAGTTGTGAAAGTGCCGGAGATTATGCCAGCGGAACGAATCATACACTTCCAACAAACGGTTATGCAAAGAGTTATAGTGGCGTTTCGTTAGACAGTTTTGTAAAGAAAATTACGTTTCAAAAACTGACTTCGCAAGGCATTCAAAATCTTGGGCCAGCGATAGAAATTATGGCTGCAGCCGAACAATTAGATGCTCACAAAAATGCCGTTTCCATCCGATTAAAAAAATTACAAAATGGATAA
- the hisB gene encoding bifunctional histidinol-phosphatase/imidazoleglycerol-phosphate dehydratase HisB produces MKKVLFIDRDGTLIIEPPIDFQVDSLEKLEFYPQVFQYLSRIAKELDYELVMVTNQDGMGTDSFPENTFWPAQNKMMKAFENEGILFSDVIIDVSFPEQNLPTRKPGTALLQQYIKGNYDLKNSFVIGDRITDIQLAENLGSQAIFISNAANERAILSTTSWETIYQFLKEQPRVSELTRTTKETEISVQINLDGNGKSNINTGLGFFDHMLDQIAKHGNIDLNINVKGDLYVDEHHTIEDVGIALGEVFSHALGSKKGINRYGFLLPMDDCLSQVALDFGGRSWLVWEAKFSREKIGEMPTEMFSHFFKSFCDGAKCNLNIKSEGENEHHKIESIFKAFAKAIKMAVQKDGTNNIPSTKGIL; encoded by the coding sequence ATGAAAAAAGTATTATTTATAGACCGCGACGGAACCTTAATCATCGAGCCTCCAATCGATTTTCAAGTCGATAGTTTAGAAAAATTAGAGTTTTATCCGCAGGTTTTTCAGTATTTATCACGCATCGCAAAAGAACTCGATTATGAATTGGTGATGGTTACCAATCAAGACGGAATGGGAACTGATTCTTTTCCGGAAAATACCTTTTGGCCTGCTCAAAACAAAATGATGAAAGCTTTTGAAAACGAAGGAATTTTATTTTCAGATGTGATTATTGATGTGTCATTTCCGGAGCAAAATTTGCCAACCAGAAAGCCCGGAACGGCTTTGCTGCAACAATATATAAAAGGCAATTACGATTTAAAAAATTCTTTCGTCATTGGTGATAGAATCACGGATATCCAATTGGCAGAAAATTTAGGAAGTCAAGCGATTTTTATTTCGAATGCAGCCAATGAACGCGCAATTTTATCAACCACATCATGGGAAACTATCTATCAGTTTTTGAAAGAACAGCCAAGAGTTTCCGAACTTACCCGAACCACAAAAGAAACCGAAATTTCAGTTCAGATTAATTTGGATGGAAACGGAAAAAGCAACATTAATACAGGGTTAGGTTTTTTTGATCACATGTTAGACCAAATTGCAAAACACGGAAATATCGATTTAAACATTAACGTCAAAGGTGATTTGTATGTCGATGAACATCACACGATTGAAGATGTTGGTATTGCTTTAGGTGAAGTTTTTTCGCATGCATTAGGTTCAAAAAAAGGAATTAATCGTTATGGTTTTTTATTACCAATGGATGATTGTTTATCACAAGTGGCATTAGATTTTGGAGGTCGCTCCTGGTTAGTTTGGGAAGCTAAATTTAGCAGAGAAAAAATTGGTGAAATGCCAACTGAAATGTTCTCCCACTTTTTTAAATCGTTTTGTGATGGTGCCAAATGCAATTTAAATATTAAATCGGAAGGCGAAAACGAGCACCACAAAATAGAATCCATATTTAAAGCTTTTGCAAAAGCAATAAAAATGGCAGTTCAAAAAGACGGAACTAATAACATCCCAAGCACCAAAGGAATTCTATGA
- a CDS encoding lycopene cyclase family protein → MKHYHYIFTGSGLSALMTVYEMVLSGKFEDKTILLIDENSKKSNDRTWCFWDENNLFEEVVSKKWKAAIFADKNFKRELNLKPYQYKMVKGLDFYKLVFDTISKQENIHFVNQKVIDFQELGNHCVVKTAAESYTCNKVFNSIFNPEIVKNQTKYPFLHQHFIGWFIKSNQAVFNPDCATFMDFSVEQKGNTRFMYVLPTLETEALIEYTLFSKDLLSAAEYETEIQNYIEKLGITEYKIIEKEQGNIPMTSYKFWKHNSKNIINIGSAGGWTKASTGFTFKNATKKSKALVQLLLTETDFTKFHKKDKFWFYDLLFLDVLNKRNDLGSEVFSALFKKGNPTLIFKFLDEETSFLEDLQVIWKCPKRLFIKALFGRLFQIN, encoded by the coding sequence ATGAAACACTACCATTACATTTTTACGGGTTCCGGTTTATCGGCTTTAATGACCGTATATGAAATGGTGCTTTCAGGCAAATTTGAAGATAAAACGATTTTGCTGATTGATGAAAATTCCAAAAAATCTAATGATAGAACCTGGTGCTTTTGGGATGAAAACAACTTGTTTGAAGAAGTCGTTTCTAAAAAATGGAAGGCTGCGATTTTTGCTGACAAGAACTTCAAAAGAGAATTAAATCTAAAGCCTTATCAATACAAAATGGTAAAGGGTTTGGATTTTTACAAGTTGGTTTTCGACACAATTTCCAAACAAGAAAACATTCATTTTGTCAATCAAAAAGTAATCGATTTTCAGGAATTGGGAAATCATTGTGTGGTAAAAACAGCTGCCGAAAGTTATACCTGTAACAAAGTTTTCAATTCTATTTTCAATCCTGAAATTGTAAAAAATCAAACCAAATATCCTTTTCTGCACCAACACTTTATTGGTTGGTTTATCAAAAGTAACCAAGCGGTTTTCAATCCGGATTGCGCTACCTTTATGGATTTTTCAGTTGAACAAAAAGGCAATACACGATTTATGTATGTGCTTCCGACATTGGAAACCGAAGCTTTAATAGAATACACTTTGTTCTCTAAAGATTTACTTTCGGCAGCCGAATACGAGACCGAAATCCAGAATTACATTGAAAAATTAGGAATCACCGAATACAAAATAATCGAAAAAGAGCAGGGAAACATTCCGATGACTTCATATAAATTCTGGAAACACAATTCGAAAAACATCATCAATATAGGCTCTGCCGGAGGTTGGACAAAAGCAAGTACAGGCTTTACTTTTAAAAATGCTACGAAGAAATCAAAAGCTTTGGTACAATTACTATTGACCGAAACTGACTTCACAAAATTCCACAAAAAAGATAAATTCTGGTTCTATGATTTGCTTTTTTTGGATGTATTGAATAAAAGAAATGATTTGGGTTCCGAAGTTTTTTCAGCACTTTTCAAAAAAGGAAATCCAACTTTAATCTTCAAATTCCTTGATGAAGAAACTTCTTTTTTGGAAGATCTACAAGTGATTTGGAAATGCCCCAAAAGGCTCTTTATCAAAGCATTATTCGGCAGATTATTCCAAATAAATTAA
- the hisG gene encoding ATP phosphoribosyltransferase, whose amino-acid sequence MNTLKIAVQKSGRLSEKSLQLLEECGIKISNGERKLKAVAQNFPVEILFLRDDDIPQYVEQGVADIGILGENEVWEKDKQVTIIQQLGFAGCRMSLAIPKDEIYTDLNYFEGKRIATSYPKILTSFFTEKNITVFLEEISGSVEIATSIGLADAVFDIVSTGSTLLMNGLKEVATVNKSEAVLISNPNLTEENQAILNKLLFRIQSVRDGKQNKYILLNAPNSAIECICSLLPGMKSPTILPLVNKEWSSLHSVIKEDDYWEIIEQLKNLGAEGILIIPIEKMIR is encoded by the coding sequence ATGAATACTTTAAAAATTGCGGTTCAAAAAAGTGGCCGATTAAGTGAAAAATCACTACAACTTCTTGAAGAATGTGGCATCAAAATTTCTAACGGTGAACGAAAACTAAAAGCCGTTGCGCAAAATTTTCCTGTTGAAATTCTATTCTTACGTGACGATGATATTCCGCAATATGTAGAACAAGGCGTTGCAGATATTGGAATTCTTGGTGAAAATGAAGTCTGGGAAAAAGATAAACAAGTTACTATTATTCAACAATTGGGTTTTGCTGGTTGCCGAATGTCATTGGCAATTCCAAAAGACGAAATCTATACCGATTTAAATTATTTTGAAGGAAAGCGAATTGCTACAAGTTATCCTAAAATTCTAACGAGTTTTTTTACTGAAAAGAACATCACTGTTTTTCTAGAAGAGATTAGCGGAAGCGTTGAAATTGCCACAAGCATTGGTCTTGCCGATGCCGTTTTTGATATCGTTAGTACCGGAAGCACACTTTTAATGAACGGATTGAAAGAAGTAGCAACCGTTAACAAAAGTGAAGCCGTATTGATTTCAAATCCAAATTTGACGGAAGAAAACCAAGCTATTTTAAACAAATTATTATTTCGAATACAATCGGTTAGAGATGGAAAACAAAACAAATATATTTTGTTGAACGCTCCAAATTCAGCTATTGAATGCATTTGTTCTTTGTTGCCCGGAATGAAATCACCAACCATTTTACCCTTAGTAAATAAAGAGTGGAGCAGTTTACATTCCGTCATCAAAGAAGACGATTATTGGGAAATTATAGAGCAACTCAAAAATCTTGGTGCCGAAGGAATTTTAATTATTCCGATAGAAAAAATGATTCGATAA
- the hisC gene encoding histidinol-phosphate transaminase, producing MDNITNLIRKNILSLKPYSSARDEYKSNQGIFLDANENPFGDLNRYPDPYQWRLKQMLSNQKKIAVENILIGNGSDEIIDLVQRVFCEPKEDKIIICPPTYGMYEVYANINNLEIISIPLTKDFQLNSEAILAQNAKILYLCSPNNPTGNSLENLEYIIKNFNGIVFLDEAYIDFSEQLSLVSKINNYPNLIVSQTFSKARGLAAVRVGIAYANETIISVMNKVKPPYNVSELNQQAAIQSLADESNFKAIIQLIQSERELLKESLLTLDFVLKIYPSEANFLLVEMENATAIYNSLIEQQIITRNRSSVVENTIRITIGTPSENQKLVSALQLVTS from the coding sequence ATGGATAATATCACTAATTTAATTCGAAAAAATATTCTCTCGCTCAAACCTTATTCAAGCGCACGAGATGAGTATAAAAGCAATCAAGGTATCTTTTTAGATGCCAATGAAAATCCGTTTGGCGATTTGAATCGTTATCCCGATCCATACCAATGGCGATTGAAACAAATGTTGAGCAATCAAAAGAAAATAGCTGTTGAAAACATCTTAATCGGAAACGGAAGTGACGAAATTATCGATTTGGTGCAACGTGTTTTTTGTGAACCAAAAGAAGATAAAATAATCATTTGCCCACCAACGTATGGCATGTACGAAGTGTATGCGAATATCAATAATTTGGAAATAATTTCAATTCCATTAACCAAAGATTTTCAACTGAATTCAGAAGCTATTTTAGCTCAAAATGCCAAAATTTTATACTTGTGTTCGCCAAATAATCCGACAGGAAATTCATTAGAAAATCTAGAATATATTATCAAAAACTTCAATGGAATTGTGTTTTTAGACGAAGCCTATATCGACTTTAGCGAACAACTTTCATTGGTTTCAAAAATCAATAACTATCCAAATTTAATTGTATCGCAAACGTTTAGTAAAGCTCGAGGTTTGGCAGCAGTTCGTGTCGGAATTGCCTATGCAAATGAAACTATAATTTCAGTAATGAATAAAGTAAAACCGCCATACAACGTGAGCGAATTGAATCAACAAGCGGCAATACAATCACTTGCAGATGAAAGTAATTTCAAAGCCATTATTCAATTGATACAATCAGAACGTGAATTGCTAAAAGAATCACTTTTGACATTAGATTTTGTATTGAAAATTTATCCATCAGAAGCCAATTTTTTATTGGTTGAAATGGAAAATGCAACAGCCATTTACAACAGTTTAATCGAACAACAAATCATCACCAGAAACCGAAGTTCTGTGGTTGAAAACACGATTCGAATTACCATTGGAACACCAAGTGAAAATCAAAAATTAGTGTCCGCACTACAATTAGTTACATCATGA
- the hisH gene encoding imidazole glycerol phosphate synthase subunit HisH, producing MIAIVKYNAGNITSVKNAIERLGYSCLVTDDENLLKQAEKVIFPGVGEASSAMVYLKEKGLDKVIKNLTQPVLGICLGQQLLCQFSQEGETKCLGIFDTIVKKFDPKLKVPHMGWNTISNIESELFNGISSEDDFYFVHSYYAEICKETTAICDYIVPFSASMQKNNFYATQFHPEKSSDVGEQLLLNFLKL from the coding sequence ATGATAGCCATTGTAAAATATAACGCAGGCAACATCACTTCGGTGAAAAATGCTATTGAAAGATTGGGTTATTCGTGCCTTGTAACAGATGATGAAAATCTTTTGAAACAAGCAGAAAAAGTAATTTTTCCTGGTGTTGGCGAAGCAAGTTCGGCTATGGTTTATCTAAAAGAAAAAGGTTTGGATAAAGTCATAAAAAATCTAACACAACCTGTTTTAGGAATTTGTCTTGGACAACAATTGCTTTGTCAATTTTCGCAAGAAGGTGAGACAAAATGCTTGGGGATTTTTGATACGATTGTAAAGAAATTCGACCCAAAATTAAAAGTGCCGCACATGGGTTGGAATACAATTTCTAATATAGAATCAGAATTGTTCAACGGAATTTCATCCGAAGATGATTTCTATTTTGTGCACAGTTATTATGCCGAAATCTGTAAAGAAACTACAGCCATTTGTGATTACATCGTTCCATTTAGCGCTTCCATGCAAAAGAATAATTTTTACGCCACACAATTTCATCCCGAAAAATCCTCGGATGTTGGCGAACAACTTTTACTAAACTTTTTGAAATTATGA
- the hisF gene encoding imidazole glycerol phosphate synthase subunit HisF, producing the protein MLKKRIIPCLDIKNGRVVKGVQFLELKDAGNPVELASYYSKNGADELVFLDISATLEKRKTLAEMVTQLSKEINIPFTVGGGIQSVEDARLLLQSGADKVSLNSAAVLNPGLITQISDAFGSQSLVVAIDIKKTTNDWYVFIKGGTESTGILAVDWSKKVAQLGAGEILLTSMNNDGSKTGFALEITNSISKAISIPVIASGGAGNTNHFVELFTKTEVSAGLAASIFHFNEVPISELKNILKTQQIPIR; encoded by the coding sequence ATGTTAAAGAAAAGAATCATTCCGTGTTTGGATATTAAAAACGGTCGGGTAGTAAAAGGTGTTCAGTTTTTAGAACTTAAAGATGCAGGAAATCCGGTTGAATTAGCTTCCTATTATTCTAAAAATGGAGCAGACGAATTGGTGTTTTTAGACATTAGTGCGACTTTGGAAAAACGAAAGACCTTAGCCGAAATGGTGACACAATTGTCTAAAGAAATCAATATTCCGTTTACCGTTGGCGGCGGCATTCAATCCGTTGAAGATGCAAGATTGTTGTTGCAATCGGGTGCAGATAAAGTGAGTCTTAATTCGGCTGCCGTTTTAAATCCGGGTTTGATTACCCAGATTTCAGATGCTTTTGGAAGCCAAAGTTTAGTAGTTGCCATTGACATCAAAAAAACCACAAATGATTGGTATGTTTTCATCAAAGGCGGAACCGAATCTACTGGAATTTTAGCTGTCGATTGGTCAAAAAAAGTAGCGCAATTAGGGGCGGGAGAAATTTTGTTAACTTCTATGAACAATGATGGTTCTAAAACCGGATTTGCATTAGAAATCACAAACTCGATTAGTAAAGCTATTTCCATTCCTGTAATTGCTTCCGGTGGCGCAGGAAACACTAATCATTTTGTAGAATTATTTACCAAAACCGAAGTCAGCGCAGGATTAGCAGCCAGTATTTTTCATTTTAATGAAGTGCCTATATCCGAATTAAAAAATATTTTAAAAACACAACAAATTCCCATCAGATGA
- the hisIE gene encoding bifunctional phosphoribosyl-AMP cyclohydrolase/phosphoribosyl-ATP diphosphatase HisIE, with protein sequence MNLDFSKNNGLIPVIIQNSETQQVLMLGYMNEEAFQKTQKENIVTFFSRSKNRLWTKGETSGNFLKVVSIKEDCDNDSLLIQVIPNGPTCHSGTTSCFANEASLSFLKQLENVIEERISNPKTDSYVASLCQKGINKVAQKVGEEAVELVIEAKDNNSELFLNEAADLLFHYLVLLKVKGFGLVNVETILKDRIKDK encoded by the coding sequence ATGAATTTAGATTTTTCAAAAAATAATGGATTAATTCCAGTAATTATTCAAAATAGCGAAACGCAACAAGTGTTAATGTTAGGCTATATGAACGAAGAAGCCTTCCAAAAAACACAAAAAGAAAACATAGTGACTTTTTTCAGTCGAAGCAAAAATCGATTGTGGACCAAAGGCGAAACTTCGGGTAATTTTCTAAAAGTAGTTTCTATAAAAGAAGATTGCGACAATGATTCTTTACTTATTCAAGTCATTCCAAACGGTCCAACATGTCACAGTGGAACCACTTCTTGTTTTGCAAATGAAGCTTCTCTTTCTTTTCTAAAACAATTGGAAAACGTAATTGAAGAACGGATTTCAAACCCAAAAACGGATTCCTATGTGGCGTCACTTTGTCAAAAAGGCATTAATAAAGTGGCTCAAAAAGTTGGTGAAGAAGCTGTAGAATTGGTGATAGAAGCCAAGGATAATAATTCCGAGTTGTTTCTAAATGAAGCCGCTGATTTACTATTTCATTATTTGGTTTTGCTAAAAGTAAAAGGTTTTGGATTAGTAAATGTGGAAACCATTTTAAAAGACAGAATTAAGGATAAATAA